Below is a window of Mucilaginibacter sp. PAMC 26640 DNA.
AAAGGAAAAAGGATTATACAACGAGGTTTATGCTGACATTCCCGCTTTGGACGAGGCCTTAAAAAACCTCACCCAACAGCTAGCGGCCTATCATCCCGATGCCCTCGGCGGCCTCAAACAGATCTTTTGGGAAGGCACAGAGAATTGGGACGAGTTGCTCGCCGAACGCGCTGCCATTAGCGGGGAATTGGTACTATCAAAGTTTACACAGCAAGCTTTAAATGGATTTTTGAATAAATAGCCAAAGCATGCAAATTTAAATTACAATGATTTATCAGCAGGTTTTACAACTAATCCCTGTGATGGCACCCACTTATCATATTCCATATAAACAGCGGTCTGGGCCGCAATTTCTTCGCCCCTTATTTTAGCAACCAGGTGTAAGGCACCATCTATACCGGCAGAGATCCCGGCGGTTGTAATTACTTTACCATTATCTACAAAACGTACGTTAGCCAGTACTTTAGCCTTTGGCGTTTTAAGTTTTAGCTCATCTATGCTGGAATGAAACGTAGTTACCGTTAAGCCATCCAGCAAACCTGCCTTGCTCATAATGAAGGCACCGGTACAAACCGAAAAATAATAGGATACATCCTTTTGACCTGTCAGCCAGCTAATCACTTTTGAATTGTTACTCGCCACATCGGAGTTTCCTCCAAAAAAGGCAACAATATCTGCATGCGGTGCATCATCGATACTGTAATCCGGCGTGATCTTTAATATTCCCTGCGCTTTGATCTGCCCATGAGTTGCCGACACCGTAAAAACGTCAAAACCTGAATTGGCAAAAACTTCCATTGGCCCGGCAAAATCCAATACCTCTACTCCATCCTGCAGGTAAAAAGCTACCTTAAACCGCTTTTGATTGTTTAGGTGTTGCGCTGCAGTTTGCTTAATGAGTGCCATGCCACAATGAGGGCAAGAGCCCGGCTTATCGTAAGCCACACTATCGCACGTACCACAGGGAGGGCAATAATATTTTATCGGGTCTTGCGCTTTTAATCCACTTACCAAACCAAAAAACGACACTAACACCGTGAATAACAATCTCAACTTTTTCATAATTTCTTTATTGATACTTTACATCAAAATTAGGTATGAAAAACGCTCCAACCCGGCCATCTACGCGCAGTATTGGGTCATGATTTGTTGAATGAGGACCAAAATGCAGCAGCTACTAACCTGCCAGTACCAAACTAGATCTTTCCTATTATCGTCCGCAATTGATTAGTGCTTTTAAGTCCGCAGCTCTGGGCAGTTGCCTCGATGGTATGCCCTTCGGCAATCAGCTGTAATGCGCGTTCCCTGCGCAAGCTGGTGGTATAATCGCCAATACTTATCCCTGTAGTTTTACGAAACTGCCTGGTTAAATTCCTTGGACTCATGCAAGCCGATGCAGCCAGATCATCAATGGTTAGCCGGACACCCAGCGACTGGGACAACAAATCCTGTACAGTGTGCACGCGATGATCCAGATGATTGCGGAATTGCATAAATGCACTGAGCTGCGGGTCGGATTCGGTACGCCGGGTATAGATCACGATCTCCTTGGCAATTTTGGCAGCGAAGCCCGATCCGAAAATCTCCTCCAATAAAAATAAGGCCAGATCTATGCCTGATGAAACACCTGCGCTCGTGAAAATACTACCGCTTTTTACGAAAAGGCGGTTTTTTTGGAGCAATGCTTTGGGGAAACGTTCATGAAACCGATCGGTATATTTCCAATGCGTAGTACATGCTCTTCCGTTAAGCAACCCTGCTTCGCCCAACAAAAAAGCGCCGGTACAAACGGAGCAGATCAATACACCCTTTTCATATTGATCTTTCAGCCAATATTGAAATGCCCTGGAAGATTCAAGAAAAATATGATCCATCAGCAGTTTGGCATCCAATCCGGGTACAAATACCAGGTCGCCCGCAACAAGTGTAAGCTGATTATAATCGATAAGGTTAGCTAGAAATAAGGTACTGCTGCTTTGAATCCGATCTTCCTTTTGGTGCACATTGCAAAAATTCAGGGTCACATTTGCGCCGTAATCTTTTGCCTCATAAAAAACATGAGCCGGGCCCGTGATATCCAGCAGATGTACCCCGGGCGGGATAACAAAAACGGCTTGAAGACCTATTCCCATATATCCAAACTTAGTAAATTTATATCACCGGCTTTACGAAAAAAAGAGCTGCCTGAAATAACAGGCGACTCCTTCTATCTTTAGTACATTTTTGGCTTAATTACCATCTCCGGCCATAAGCATGCCCGCGGCCATGAAACCCACGGTTGTAACCACGGCCATGATAACCGCGATAAACCGGCCTGTAATATCTCCTGCCGTAATATGCTCTGCGATAGCCACCACTGTAGTAAACAGGGCGGTTACGATATGGTGGTTGTGGGTAGTAAACAGATTGTGGATAATAAACCGGCTCCGGCGCATAAACCCTTCGGTACGGCTCAGGATACCCTATGTGTACCCCTACCCTAACCTGTGCTTTTGCAAATTGTGCCGAAGCGATAAGGACCAGTGCGACTATCGAAAATTTGATGAATTTCATGACTATAATATTTAGTTAAATTCTTGTTCGTTTGCAGGTATGACTGCGTTTCAACACAAGGGTTTAAATAATTATGTCAAATTCCTGGTCATCAATCTTCATAAAGCCGCAAACGGCTCCTTAACGAGGACACTTCCTGCTGCATATTTTCAAGTTTATTAAGTAGGTTATCTATTACCGCAATGCCGGGTTCATTAATTTCCAGCTGGGTGTGCAGGCGCGCCAGGCGCTCCAATTTTTGAATATTATCTATTGGTATACAGCTGGTTTGGTTGATAACAGTAACTTCTATCAGTCCGGCCTCCTGCAAATGATCTACAAAAGTATATTCCACATTGTGGTAAATACAAAAATCGCTGACGGTTATTAAATTTTCAGTTTTCATAGGCTTAAATTTTTATCAGGACTTAGCTAATTCTTCAAATAATTGCTTTTGCTTTTCGGTCAATTGGGTTGGGATCTGCACATTATACGTTAAATACAGATCGCCGAATTGGTTGTCCTTTTTGTAAAAAGGAACACCTTTACCTTTCAACTTAACCTTTGTGTTGTTCTGCGTACCCGGCGCAACTTTCAGTTTAACTTTACCGGTTAGCGTTTCGGCAGTTATTTCGCCACCCAGCACTGCTGTATACAAATCAAGGTTAATTATGCTGTTAAGATCACCACCTGTGCGTTTAAAGTCGGGATCATCCGGTATCGTGAACTTAATGTAGAGATCACCTGCGGGCCCACCGTTAGTCCCGGCTGCGCCATGGCCTGCAATTTTGATCGTCTGTCCGTTCTCTATCCCGGCAGGAATGGTTAGGCGGATGCTTTTTCCATTTACGGTAAGCGTTTGCTTTTTTGATGCTAATATATCACGCAGGCTCACCTGATAAGTGGCGTTCAGATCCTGCCCGCGATACCGCTGCGACTGCCTGCCGCCGCCGCTGCCACTTCCCGGCGGCCCTCCGCCAAACATCGAACCAAAGAATTCGGAAAAATCCCCGCCGCCACCGCCGAAATCGTATCCGCCAAAATCCTGCTGACCACCACCACTATAGGTGTTTTGCTGCCTTTGCTGCTGCTGGGCCTGCTCATAGGCTTCGCCATGCTGCCAGTTTTCTCCGTACTTATCATATTTCTTCCGTTTCTCGGGGTCGCTTAAAACCTCATTAGCTTCGTTAAGCTGCTGGAAGATCTTGTTGGATTCCGCATCATTCGGGTTCAGATCCGGATGATGCTTACGGGCAAGCTTGCGGTAAGCGCTTTTAATTTCTTTTTCCGAGGCTTTTTTATCTACCCCCAGTATTTTGTAATAATCTATAAAGGCCATAGCAAATTAAGGTTGTAAAATAGTAAACCTGCAAATTGCAGGTAAGTTTTAATTCCTGCAGCAAGTTACAGCAACATTATATAAATTACAGCCTGAATAAACTTAATATGACCACGATCACTAAAATTGCCGGAGATGACAGGACCAACCCGACGGCCTACCTCAATGTACTGCGAATTTTCGCCTGCCTGATGGTGCTTACCGTACACAGCGGCGAATATTTCTACATTACTGCCGAAGGCGGCATAGCGCCTGTTCATAATGTTTGGGTAAACCACTATGGCAGCCTGATGCGGGCCTGCGTACCGCTGTTTGTAATGATCTCGGGGTATTTGCTGCTACCCATTAAGGAATCGACATCCCAATTTTACAAAAAGCGCTTCTCAAGGCTGCTGATTCCTTTCTTGATCTGGTCATGTATATACGCCATCGTGCCTTACCTGCTGGGAACCGATACTGCCCAAAAAATGTGGACCAATATTGCAACCATCCCGGTTAACCTCGGCCCAAATGCCGGCCACCTTTGGTTTGTTTATATGCTGATAGGGATTTACCTTTTTATACCCGTTATATCGCCATGGGTTCAAACCGCGTCGCAAAACTTCAAGTTGTTCTTCCTGGCTATCTGGGTTTTCACTTTGTTTTTACCCTATATCCGCACCGTTTACCCCGAGGTATTGGGGGAAGTTTTCTGGAACAAGTTTTCCAGTGTTCATTATTTTTCGGGCTATATCGGCTACCTGGTGCTGGGGCATTATATTAAAGCTTATGTACGTTGCTCGAAAGCAGCCATCATTATCACCGGCTTGTTGCTGGTGATAAGCGGATACCTGATTACACACGAGGTATTCAAACACCAATGGCCAACAGCCAAAACTTTGCCGGAACTGGAACTATCCTGGGCATTCCCCACTATAAATGTGGCGCTGATGGCAACGGGGATGTTTCTGTTATTTAGTTTGATCAGGATAAAAAGTGCCCGGCTGGATAGGTTCCTTGCCAAATTCTCCGGACTTACTTATGGGATGTATCTGGCACATATCCTGGTATTGCAGCAGCTCTATGGCCCAATTAACAACTGGCTAAAAGCGCCCATGCTGGTCATCCCGGTATTGGCGCTGACTACGTTTATGGTCACTTATATCGGCATAAAGCTGCTATCGTACCTGCCGGGGAGCAAATACATGGTTGGCTAACTAAAAACTGGTAGTAACCATCAACTGCCAAACATTTGTTTTGGCGCTGCCATCAATCTCTTTTTGATACCAACACATATAGCCAAACTCGGTATCTATTTTCTTGCTCCACCGGTAACCAAGCGATATAAATGATCGGTTCTGATCAAAGAAACTGCCGTTTACTTTGCCCTTATTTTGCACGTTGAGGAAAATTTCGTTTTGGATGGCGGTGTACAATCCTTTCGTAAAACCGGTATCGGCAATTAAAGGGATTTGTGCGCTGATAAATCCCCGGGATCGCTGGGAGAAAGCAACCTCACCCTCTTCTTTTACAAATCGTTGTTCCTGGCGGAAGCGGGCACTCAACTCAACTTTCCCTGCCTTGAAATTATATAAATACTGCTGATAAGTACGGTTTTCGGCCGACTGGGTACGTTCGCCATCTTCATGCATCCAATCGCCCTTGTAGGCATACCCTAATGCTACAGCGTGTTTTTTATTGAAGTTATAGTTTAATGCGCTGCGTAATAACAAGGCCGAAAAATAATCGAAGCGGTCTGCAGACCGGAGCTGCACATCGGCCAGGATGTCAAATTTAGACGAGATCTTTTGGGTATGCGAAAGGAAAAACCAACCGGTGTTTTCCGTTTGTGCATACGCCTTCACCACCAATATTGTAATTATGGCTATAGTTGATATAATTTTTTTCATACTAAAATTCCTCTAAATAACCATTGCACGTAAATGTTGTTGTACATTTTCGCATATATTTAAACCATATTATTCAATAAATGCAAGCCAAAGTTTTCCAGTCTTTTTCCGAAATCGATACCAAAGAAATTGCCCCTGGCTTTTTCTCCAAACTTATCCATACCGCCAACAACACAATCAACTTTATTGAGGTAAAGGCAGGTTGTTCTGTGCCGGACCATAGCCATATACATGAACAATGCTCTTTTGTAACCGAAGGGCAATTTCAGCTTACGGTAGATGGGCTGGCACAAGTGCTGGACGAGGGTATGTTTGCGGTGATTCCTTCAAACGTACGGCACAGCGGATTAGCAATTACAGACTGCAAACTGATAGATGTTTTTAGCCCTGCTCGCGAAGATTATAAAATGTTATAGACCCTACGGTCATAATTTATAAGTTTGCCGATTATAATTTGATTATGGCTATAACCCGTGCTACACTTGCTGATGTACCAGAACTTAATGCGTTGGTTAACGCGTCTTACCGCGGCGAAACATCACTAAAAGGATGGACCACTGAGGCTAATTTGATAGACGGACAACGCATTGACCCAGCCAGCCTAACAGAGCAGATAAACGACCCAAACGCGGTTATACTCAAAAACACAAACGATGAAGGGCAGATCACCGGCTGCGTGTACCTGCAGGATCGCGGAGCGAAGCTTTACCTGGGCATGCTCACTGTTTCGCCCGCTTTACAGGCAAATGGTTTAGGCAAATTACTGTTAGCAGCGGCTGAGGATCATGCGCGCTCAACAGGTTGCAAACTAATCAGTATGACGGTTATCACAACGCGTTATGAGCTCCTTAATTATTATGAGCGGCGTGGCTATCAAAAAACCGGCGAAGTTGTGCCTTTGCTGATCCCGGAAAAGTTTGGCATTCTAAAACAGCCACTAGATCTTTTTATATTGGAAAAGGCCATGTAGATTTAATTTCTTTTGCAATTTCTTTGCTTGACCATGCAACCCTACTTAAATAAAGTGCGTCATATAGCTTATAAGGCGCAAGTATGGAGCACATCAACCCGCAATTGAAAGATTTTATTGTTGATTATTGCAACAAATACAAGGTGCAACCCATCGACGCTGAAAACCTGCATCCCTGCACCAGCATAGATCTCGACCTGGATATTGTCGATATTGAGATTGACCTCTTTATCGATGATTTTGCAGAACACTTTAAGATAGACGCATCCAAATTTACATGGTACAAATACGGTTATCCTACCGGTTCGGCAAAAGTAAATGTCCTTAAACTGCTTTTTGGTTATAGGCGCCGCTGGGTAAAAAAGCTCGCGGAGCGCTGGTACACCCCCAAACTACGTATCAGCACCTTACAACGAGCGCTGCAAACCGGCAAGTTGCTTTAAAATTCAACGGTCTGCTTCGCTCTTCCCCTCTTCAATAAATTTGACCGAATTTCCTGACCTGCTAATTGGTACACAGCCGGACTAAGACTTTTTAGCGGTAGCCACAACTATTATCCCGCCAACTAATAAAATACCGCCTAAATAAGGCGGCCAGTTTACTGTTTTTTGTCGGTCGGCAGAGATTTGAATGGGTCCTGCATCTATAAGCTTTTCTTTCTTAGTATAGGTAAAGCCAGTCCATATCAACATGGCGGCACCAACAACAATGAGTACTATTCCAATCGTTCTGTTCATGATTTCTTTGCTTAAGTAATTAAGGAAAATAGCACTGATTGTGTGGATAATAGCAGATAGTGTATAATTGTTTGCAAAGGCTGGTACATTGCCAAATGCAATGGAGCGCATGTCTGCGACAGGACAAGAAATCTATGCGCTTGAATGAAAGCATGGTTATCCCTTTTATTGAAATGCGGGCATTGCTTTATAAAACTGGGCTGGCTGCGTTTTAATTTCGTCCCATCATTTTGAGGTCGTAATCATTCTCGTAGAGTACGGTGTTGTGAATGTTCCAGTCCTCTATATCAATTATGCCGGCTACCGTTCTGTAGTGCAGTTCATCATTAGGGCACCTCACTTCGTAGCCCTGCAGCCCTGCATGGGCAATGATAGGGCGCGCGCCACACTCCCGGCAAAGCTTACAATAAATAGACTTGGGAATGTTTACGTAACCCCTCATACAGGGTATACGTATAGCCTCGGAAGATGGTTATAAAAATTTCGAATAAATTAAAAAATTTATTTCGCGTCGTTTATCTCAATAAGGTAACCGTCCGGATCGTTGATGTAAACCTGGTTAACGCCATCTACCCGGCGTTCTACTTTGCCGGTTTCACCCTTCCAGTTACTGTAAGGGATATTCATGGTATTCAGCCTGTCAATAAATGCGGCAATTGCCGGTACGCTAAAGCATAAATGCACCCCGCGTGGGTAAT
It encodes the following:
- a CDS encoding molecular chaperone DnaJ; translated protein: MAFIDYYKILGVDKKASEKEIKSAYRKLARKHHPDLNPNDAESNKIFQQLNEANEVLSDPEKRKKYDKYGENWQHGEAYEQAQQQQRQQNTYSGGGQQDFGGYDFGGGGGDFSEFFGSMFGGGPPGSGSGGGRQSQRYRGQDLNATYQVSLRDILASKKQTLTVNGKSIRLTIPAGIENGQTIKIAGHGAAGTNGGPAGDLYIKFTIPDDPDFKRTGGDLNSIINLDLYTAVLGGEITAETLTGKVKLKVAPGTQNNTKVKLKGKGVPFYKKDNQFGDLYLTYNVQIPTQLTEKQKQLFEELAKS
- a CDS encoding GCN5 family acetyltransferase, whose protein sequence is MAITRATLADVPELNALVNASYRGETSLKGWTTEANLIDGQRIDPASLTEQINDPNAVILKNTNDEGQITGCVYLQDRGAKLYLGMLTVSPALQANGLGKLLLAAAEDHARSTGCKLISMTVITTRYELLNYYERRGYQKTGEVVPLLIPEKFGILKQPLDLFILEKAM